A part of Jiangella alba genomic DNA contains:
- a CDS encoding biotin/lipoyl-binding carrier protein, whose translation MAEQVAAEMVANVHSVAVSVGERVDAGATLLILESMKMEIPVLCEDAGLVSEIKVGPGDVVQEGDVLVVIS comes from the coding sequence GTGGCCGAGCAGGTGGCCGCCGAGATGGTGGCCAATGTCCACTCCGTGGCGGTATCCGTGGGGGAGCGGGTCGATGCGGGGGCGACCCTGCTGATCCTCGAGTCCATGAAGATGGAGATCCCGGTCCTCTGCGAGGACGCCGGCCTGGTGTCCGAGATCAAGGTCGGGCCCGGCGATGTCGTCCAGGAGGGCGACGTGCTGGTCGTCATCTCGTGA
- a CDS encoding thioesterase family protein has protein sequence MTALEPGLTAAETHTVTEVDTALAVGSGDVPVLATPRLLAWMEAVTVAAVDDALADGDTTVGTRVEVDHVAASPLGALVEVRGELTSVDGRALRFSVVALGADGEPVGRATVTRAVVGRERFLARWAQAG, from the coding sequence GTGACCGCGCTCGAGCCGGGCCTGACGGCGGCCGAGACGCACACCGTCACCGAGGTCGACACCGCGCTGGCGGTCGGGTCCGGCGACGTCCCCGTGCTGGCGACGCCGCGGCTGCTGGCGTGGATGGAGGCCGTCACCGTGGCCGCCGTCGACGACGCGCTCGCCGACGGCGACACCACGGTGGGCACCCGGGTGGAGGTCGATCACGTCGCGGCGAGCCCGCTCGGCGCCCTCGTGGAGGTGCGCGGCGAGCTGACCTCCGTCGACGGGCGGGCGCTGCGGTTCTCGGTCGTCGCGCTCGGCGCCGACGGAGAGCCAGTGGGCCGTGCGACGGTCACCCGCGCCGTCGTGGGGCGCGAGCGGTTCCTGGCCCGCTGGGCCCAGGCCGGCTGA
- a CDS encoding GlxA family transcriptional regulator translates to MLRNVAVLVLDGVAPFELGVLCEAFGIDRSDQGLPVMDFDLCGPSPQVRTSLGFGVTIEHDLDRLASADLVGIPAVPRLSPVPGDVLDALRAAVDRGARMLSVCSGAFVLGAAGLLDGRRCTTHWMYSGELAARFPEAKVDPGVLYVDDDPIITSAGTAAGLDASLHLWRKEFGADAAAMVARRMVVPPHRDGGQAQFIEAPIRATPARTLAGVVDYMTAHLDQDLTVDDLATLANMSPRTFARRFRAETGTTPYEWLLTARLAAAQRMLERGDDVVETVAARAGFGTAAAMRHHFAKRLGTTPQAYRAAFCHRRPGDAAQVS, encoded by the coding sequence ATGCTGCGAAATGTCGCTGTGCTGGTGCTCGACGGGGTCGCCCCGTTCGAGCTCGGCGTGCTCTGCGAGGCGTTCGGCATCGACCGCTCCGACCAAGGCCTGCCGGTCATGGACTTCGACCTGTGCGGGCCGTCCCCGCAGGTCCGCACGTCGCTCGGCTTCGGGGTGACCATCGAGCACGACCTCGACCGGCTGGCGTCGGCCGACCTCGTCGGCATCCCCGCCGTGCCGCGGCTGAGCCCGGTCCCCGGCGACGTGCTCGACGCGTTGCGCGCGGCCGTCGACCGCGGGGCGCGCATGCTGTCGGTCTGCTCGGGCGCGTTCGTGCTGGGCGCCGCCGGGCTGCTCGACGGCCGCCGCTGCACCACGCACTGGATGTACAGCGGCGAGCTGGCCGCCCGGTTCCCCGAGGCCAAGGTCGACCCCGGCGTGCTCTACGTCGACGACGACCCGATCATCACCAGCGCCGGCACCGCCGCCGGGCTCGACGCCAGCCTGCACCTGTGGCGCAAGGAGTTCGGCGCCGACGCCGCGGCCATGGTCGCCCGGCGCATGGTCGTCCCGCCGCACCGCGACGGCGGCCAGGCGCAGTTCATCGAGGCGCCGATCCGCGCCACCCCCGCCCGCACGCTGGCCGGCGTCGTCGACTACATGACCGCGCACCTCGACCAGGACCTCACCGTCGACGACCTCGCCACGCTGGCGAACATGTCACCGCGCACGTTCGCCCGCCGGTTCCGCGCCGAGACCGGCACCACGCCCTACGAGTGGTTGCTGACGGCTCGCCTGGCGGCCGCGCAGCGCATGCTCGAACGCGGCGACGACGTCGTCGAGACGGTGGCCGCCCGGGCCGGCTTCGGCACGGCGGCGGCCATGCGGCACCACTTCGCCAAGCGGCTGGGCACGACGCCGCAGGCCTACCGGGCCGCCTTCTGTCACCGGCGCCCGGGCGACGCCGCGCAGGTCTCCTAG